A window of Ictalurus punctatus breed USDA103 chromosome 21, Coco_2.0, whole genome shotgun sequence genomic DNA:
CCAGAGCTTGAAGTGAGATTTTTTTGTCTGTAGTTTTTGCTGAACTTCTGCTTTCCACCATGTAGGGTCTTTACCGTCTCTGTCTACACCTCTGGATACACCCAGATATTCTGTTGCCTTTTGGTTACAGTACTTATGAAATTCATCCCACATGGTGTTGGCTGAGTGTTTTGTGTGATCTTTGTTTAGGTAGTCGGTTAACTGTACACACATCTATGCCCTTCAACTCGATCTAGCTTATACCAGCGAATTTCCGCAACGTTTTCAATTCTTACTTTCACTGGTCTCGGTGTCAAGTCAGCGACAAGGAGGCGATGTTGAGAAGTCAAAGGTTCTCCGGGGATAACCTTGCAGTCCCTGAATGTCTTGAGGAGACTTCGGTCTGCGAGGAGGTAATCCACCTGCGTACAGTTTCCACCACTCGTATAGGTAATTAAGTGTTCTTGTGGCTTCGAGAAAAAGGTGTTGACTATTGCAAGGTTGGAGGTTGATGCGAAGTTTAAAATGTCCTCTCCTTGTGCATTTTTGCTGCCGAAGCCTCTGCTTCCATGCACCGTCTGATATGTGGTAGCTTTTTGTCCGACATGGCCATTAAGGTCAGCCCCTATGTATTTTGACTCAGAGTTCAGAACAGACTGAAGCAGAtcgtatgtgattgtgccctgcgatggattggcaccctgtccagggtgtaccctggcttgtgcccaatgcttcctgggataggctccaggttccctgtgaccctgaaaaggataagcggtacagaagatggatggatggagatcgTATAGGTCATCCCAAAATAGCTGCTTTTCGGCTTGTGACAAACCAGTCTGTGGCGCATAGGCTGTTATGACATTCGTACATGGCTGGTCGTTTAAAGCAAATTTGACCATAAGAATTTGTTCACTTATTCTTTAAATGATTACTAAGGTTTTaatacatttccaaaaaaaagtccaatccaaaaatataataaatttttCCCACATAAAAACTAAGATGAGATGCTGTGAGGGTTTTAAGCCGTGGTGATGCTGACCAAAATGAAGTGACCTGATACTGAAGAAGAATAAATGCAGATTGAATGCAGCGTGTTGGCTCCCCCTAGTGGATACAATAAGTACTGATATTAAACATCTTTATAAAGGGAGACTGGAGGTGGGGCAGGTGAAATACTGAAAGTCAGTCAGACAGAatcacaatacacaataaacaGCATGTCAAACAAAATTGTTATAATTTAGAGTAattacagtgttgtgtacagacctaaacaatcatgtttttttcatgtcattttcatacacaacaaTCATGTGTAACCTGCTcagaagtgagtgtgtgaacttGAGCAGTGTGGAGAACTGAGCGTTCTGTTAAACACTAGACTACGTGGTTTTCCTGTGGCTTAAATGACCTGCTTCCTGATTTTATTACTCTTGAAACGAGTGTCTCGATGCTTTCACTTCATCCAGGAGCTGTGAAATGGCGCTGCTCGTCCTCCTGTTCTTCTTCCATCTGATTCTGGACATTAACTCTCAATGTGAGTCGTTATTGTGGTGCTGTGAGTTCAGTGATTTGTTCTAAtagatgtttacaaataattctAGAGATTTTGAGAGATACTTCTGCATgttcagtttgatgttcagtgtgtGCATTAAGTGGActgtgtgatttgtgtgtgtgtgtgtgtgtgtgtgtgtgtgtgtgtgtgtgtgtgtgtgtgtgtgtgtgtgtgtgtgtgtgtttgtgtgtgtgtgtgtgtggttgtagaTGTTCCTCAGCCCCGGCTGTCCGTGTCTCCTGAAGTTCTCACAGAGAGAGGATCAGTGCAGATTCACTGTCATGTTCCAGACAATGTTAAAGTGTCTCGGTGTCAGTTCTACCCAGAGAGAGACAACACAAATCTAAAACTCTCTCCATCATGTCAGCTCTCAGTCAATGGTTCTGAACTGATCAGGTGGACAGGACGAAGTTCTCCTGGAACACTTCATATTATTTGTTACTACGTTGTGGATAACTCTGTTCGTACTccttctcctcactctctcccagCTCCAGTCACAGTGCTGAGTAAGCTCTACATTACATTTGATGTCTATTACTGTCTGCTTTAATCATGTTTCTAATTCACACTTGAATTTATTACCCCAACATGAACGTCTGTAACAGTTAATACCTCTTTTCTACACATCCATTAtagtgctatttatttatttatatcttttatttattcctctgCAGATCAGAAACCGAGACTAAGCGTCAGTCATGATGGTCAGTTTGATAAATTcagatttgtgtgtgaaatatcaGGGTCAGAGTCAGTAACTGCTGATTTTAGCTGTAATCTCTACACTGGAGAAAATCCTCAGCTTTTCATAAACCGAACATCTCAAAAGGGAAACTCTGTGAAGGTTTGTATTTTTACAGCACAGAGAGACGCTGTGTTTAATCGTCTGCAGTCAGTAAAGAGTCGTGAAGTGAGCTGTGATTATTCACTGATCTCTGACCCGACTGCTCGCTCTCTAATGAGTGATAAATACAACATGACGCGTAAGttataataaatcaaattacttacatttatttttaaatacatttctacCTGTGAATTGTGTTTAAACTTATTTACGTGTTTTTCATCAGGTTTCTTTCCTACACCAACACAGCCGTCCATCACTACTGAGAAATCCACTGCATGtgagttcattttattttatttactgctgtttagttcttttacactttttttataACTGAAGTTTAATGTGCATAATGTTACACATGTaagatgtgtttattttatattacatattccttttttccacaatatattttatgtgtgtagtttatttagTGACTAAAGAGGAATCAATTTTTggttaatttatttctttaagtATCACAGTTTAATTCCCAAAACTCAAATACATCTAGAGATTAAAATAGACACGTTACAGTTTAATGTGTTACTTCtttagatttaaaacaaacGTGAATGTGTGATCCTGTTCTGGATATGATATTTAGgaaaacaaatatgaatacaaATGTACTCTGAGCTTTCTAAAATCCTACCTGTGTGTTTACACACATGGAAAGAGTTTCAACAGGAATCAGTTTCAACACTTCATTCAGGAATCAGTGACTGACATTGTcctggactgtgtgtgtgtgtgtgtgtgtgtgtgtgtgtgtgtgtgtgtgtgtgtgtgtgtgtgtgtgtggttgtagaTGTTCCTCAGCCCCGGCTGTCCGTGTCTCCTGAAGTTCTCACAGAGAGAGGATCAGTGCAGATTCACTGTCATGTTCCAGACAATGTTAAAGTGTCTCGGTGTCAGTTCTACCCAGAGAGAGACAACACAAATCTAAAACTCTCTCCATCATGTCAGCTCTCAGTCAATGGTTCTGAACTGATCAGGTGGACAGGACGAAGTTCTCCTGGAACACTTCATATTACTTGTTACTACACTGTGGATAACTCTGTTCGTACTccttctcctcactctctcccagCTCCAGTCACAGTGCGGTGTAAGCTCTACATTACATGTATCTTTATAATATATGTGCATTCTGTGTATTAATATCTGCATGAATCATAAAATTACATTCATGTTCCTTAATGCTatttttggtgtaatttattaattgattgattttatttattcctctgCAGATCAGAAACCGAGACTAAGCGTCAGTCATGATGATCAGCTTGATGAATTcagatttgtgtgtgaaatatcaGGGTCAGAGTCAGTAACTGCTGATTTTAGCTGTAATCTCTACACTGGAGAAAATCCTCAGCCTTATGTAAAGACAGGATCTCAGAAGGCAGTTTGTAGATTTACAGCAGAGAAAAATGATCTGTTTAATCGTCTGCAGTCAGTAAAGAGTCGTGAAGTGAGCTGTGATTATTCACTGATCTCTGACCCGACTGCTCGCTCTCTAATGAGTGATAAACACAACATGATGCGTAAGttataataaatcaaattatgTATTCCATTACTTTATACCTTTGAATAATTTtaactcattttcatttcatctttTGTCAGATttctttacaacaacaacaacaacaacaacaactacaacaacaacgacTCAGACATCCACTCCTGAAGAGAAACCCAGTGCAGGTTAGTGACTCAgttttaattacattacattagaattCCGTGGTGTTCATTTTACTTTGGTCATTGTTGTACTGTaggaacacaaaaaaaatcagtgtgtgtagtttatgtaaatatttgtgtgcATCAGATTTGAGTCTGGTAACGACGCCACCATCCACAGCTACGGAGGAACCTACAGCAGGTCAGTTTATTCCTTCTTCCACCACTGTTTAgtccttttaaataataacacttGTATTTATTATGTCCTTTATTAtatgttgtgtatttgttttaagCTTCTCCAGTTTTTTCAACTCCTCTGATCACCACAAGACACACAGCGACTCGTAAGTTTACTGTGTAGTAGGTCTTACTATGAAACTAGAAAGACTTTAAAACACCAGACACACACCTTTAAAACAGTTCCTGCTGTAACAGTTAATGCATTCGACTTGTTATATGCTGTAGTGTATATTGCTGGAGTGAACTTTGTGCAGTTTTACTATGAGAATGTCCATTCATGGATTTATATTATTCATATCAGTTATAACCGGAGAATTCTTTCCTGTAGCTGAAAGTACCAGAGTTACACAAAatcatcatcacaacacaaCCAGTGCTCCTAACAGTGAGTCACTAACTCATATATAACAGTGATAGCACACTTAGCACCTAGAATTAAAATAAGCCCGTTTATCATGTTTATTTCCTGCAGTACAGTAAATTAGTCTAAACAGTTATCTCagattttgcctttttttgttaGATTTGTCTTCTCCACCAACGCCGTCATCCACAACTAAAGAGAAAACTGATTCCGGATAGTTTTTAatgataaaaacattttataatcgCCATTAATGTACATTATCTATCAATTTTGAATTGTATTATTagatttacagtttatttaatatatttattgtacAACAataattttcttatttattattataaattattttaattctttacATGTATTTGCTTTTCCTTTTGTTAGCGTTGTCTACTGTATCAACATCGCAAACCACACCTAAAGATAAATCTACAGGTGAGTTCATTTCTTCAGATACCACTGTTTATATCTTTCAGTTACGATATGATCTTTTTTATATTGAATAGATTGTAATTCTCTCTGTAGCTTCTCCAGTTTCTATTTCGATTGTGAACCCCACAAGTGGCCCAAAAAGTAGTGAGTAACAATAcaaatttgttattttaaattattaatccCACCTAGAAGAATATCAGTGTGATATAACTTTGTTTGGATTATAAATAACCTCCTGTTCCTTCAGCAGATTTATAGATTGTATTTCACCCCACCCCCCCTTTCCCTCAACTTATATAGCGTACAGTTTATAAGACAAACTTCTATGCTGCAGTATAGTGAACTATAGTGTGCAGCTTAATTATCATCAGGGTATTTATGTTTGTAAAACCTCCATGTGCTTTTGTGAAGGTGAAAGGTTCAACATGACCCATCAGACTGATGTTCTTAAAAGTATGTCATTTGCCCTTATATCTTATACctggatttatttattctgatcatttgtaaatataacAGTTTTGGATTTGGTGACCAATGACTGTTTGTATTAAACTAAAATTACCATCGTGCTCACGTGATGATTTGGGGATTCTCCCAGCTAACAGAAAACATCATATTTAATCATGTATCCAACAATTTCTACGAAGGTTAAATTGTAACGATGCAAAAAATATTGTTCCTGcaatgattaaaataaacaaataaataaaaatgtcatactATAGAGTTTGGCCTTCCAATTGTCCCAAAACTCTTCACACATGTTGGGCCTCATTTATGGTTCATTTTTAGTATATAAGTAAATGTTTTCGTGGCCAAATTAGATTGACAAACGTTCCAGTAACTCTAATATTCTTTGTACTCAGGTGAGTCGGTTAATAAGCTGTAAATTATTGAGCATGTTTACGGCACAGGATTTCCTGTACAtttaagccacgcccacaaaactccataaaagctGACAGAGAGCTGAACACTAAAGAAAGAGCAGTGTGCTAGAACATAAATAAGAACAGGAATGAACTGGTTTCACCAGCAAAATGCcgtgctttaataaataaacatgttagCATTGGTGAGttgaataaaacactcaaaataatcaacttcgggggGGTAGAGTAAGTctacttcatcacaccacaccgtcgtcaattattttcctataacagcgtgaTAGTGTTTTATACTTTACTTCATGCTCTAActatataaaatgtcattttccacTATTTTATCAAATATTATCCAGGATCAGTGTTTGTCCTTCTACTGTCAGTCACCAGCGTGTGTGTTTTCCTGGCTGGACTGATGAGCGTCTGTCTCTGCAGGTTCATCAGTAAGTCCTTTTCTTAATCTTCTGCTTTCACCGTTTCGAAACGTGCCGTGTAAAACCGATCGTGTAGATGATTATGAAACGACAGAAGGTGTTtagtctgttttctttttcagggaAGCAGACGGCTGAGAGGTTAGAAATTTATTTCGGTTTAATAGTGTATGCATACGTCCTGGTTTTATCTGATTGAAACACCTAATATccgtgtatatctgtgtgtttctgtggatttctttattttttttgcaacagaCGTAAAATGGCCTGTGGAAATCAGGGTATGTTTATCAATTTCTTTCCTAGCTAGAAAAGTCCAAATTGCTAACAAACACTGAAACTAACCACACATCCACTGAGCCTACTGTcgataaatataaaatattggggggggggggttccccAGGAGTCATGATGTCCATGCTCAATATGAACACAGTAAGTATCATTTCTGTCATACAATTTATAACAAGCAGTgcctgcgtttacatggacaacaataatccactcttaatctaattaagaccataatttgattaagaaactaccatgtaaccagcaaccttaatctaattatggtcataatctaattaagctctaatcgaattaagacaggtggagtactcctgttttaatcgtattatggacgtctgttacagacatgtaaacaccttaatcacattatgaacgtcgtgtgagcgttttcaccgcattttgcgacaggacacgatcacacacggcagtttcacgttttacggcgaacaagagagtacggctgtgtcccaaatcgcatacttacctactataggcctgtagtggggaaaaatacatgcatctcggctactatatagtaggtaagtacgcggtttgggacgcagcccacggcttcaactgtatgttgatacgtgaaattctggagggacgttggacggcgcggtgacgtaatgacgtgggctgttaatctaatcatgatcaataacatgtaaaacgggaacatgacaggagtattctaaaagcgactcatgtaaacaccttaatcacattattaccttactcagattaaagtcaataattagattattgctgtccatgtaaacatagtcacttaTGGCTATCAGTTACAGTTAATGCTTGGGTACGaattgaaattattttctttactcTGATGTTTAGTCCGGCTCAGAAACTGCTGGAACTTATTCTGTGATCAGCTCAGTACCCTTACCGTCCCTGCCTTTAGGTAAATTATACAgtacaaactcacacacatgACATCACTTAATGGTGCTTTGAAATAGATCGaggacacatgcacacaaaaacttttttttaaaaaggaagtACACCCAAAACATGCAATGCCTGTGGTCAGAAAGAGCTAAACCACACAAATCTGTAACACTACCAATGTTTCAAACTCCTAAGAAGCTGTGTTACGCAAAGAGAAGAATTTCGCCTCACTGAGACGTACTCTATGGGTGGCttgcaccaataaggattaagcttaaatctagattaaatcAAGGTTTATCTAATAATTCTGTTGCGCCAAActttaaaccttgtttaaaatAAGCAGGCTTACATTTAAACCATCTCGTTAATCCTGGatttaatttcacaataaacctggATTAACTATAATCTTATTGCTCCATCACTTTAAActcagattttaattttttttatttgctttttttttttcatttttttcgaATGAGCGGTTAATaatggcagttttttttttccattcaaagTTTAAAGTTCACGATCCCTTTGTAGTCACTCCAGTGGAAGTGAAAGTTACATTGTTGCTGTTTAGTTACACTGGAGAATTCAAATATTTCCACGTTTATGAAATCCGCCTGCACCGCCGCGGTGTTGTCGATGGCGAATCCATCGTGGTGGAGAAAATGAATCGTAAATGGAGGTTTTAATCGCAGGTTAGAATTCTAATCCCAGATTTGATAacctgtgtttaaaatgaagtgGTGCAACACAACTCGATTTAAAATATAGCCCAGATCAACAAATCCTAGATTAGCTCTAAACTGTGCTTAATttaatccttattggtgcaaTTAACCCTGTGTGTGACAAATGAAggttttcttcttctaaaagGAAGTTACTCTGCATCGAGTGTCTGGTGCTGTTTACACATTGCTCAACTTTATTACGCTGGTGTCTGTTACTTGGCTTGGCAgaaacacacagctgtgtgtcatcagcatacaGTACGAGTGGAGGTTGATACCATGTTTATGAATTATTGTACCCAGTGGCTGTGTATGTAATGAAATGAGGAGCGTGATCAGAACagagccttgtggaacaccaaactttactttTGTATAGATAAAGAACTCACGGGTGACATTTACAGACTGATAAATGACAATCAGATACGATCAGATCCGAGGCAGGAAAGCGCTCTGACTAAATTCTAGTCTATCCCAATGTAATATTGTGATTACTGTAAAATCTACTTCCGACTCATATGCTAGTTCCATACACGTACAAAAATAGTATGATGTTCACCAGATGTGATTAAAAATCGGCAAAACGTGCATAAAAAACGTATCGATGTGGATAATTTGCTTAAATCGATAAGAAGACATGCACATAAACTATAACggaaacacatttactgaaGAAATTCCTCAACCTGCAtcaaaaaagtcatgtgactttaccTCAACAAGTCATGTGATTGGATTATTTCCTGTGAAAAGTAAGAATGGCAGACGGTGAGATGCGCCAGTATCCCCGGAAATGCCGGGGAATTATGTAACATaatgttttatgttaaatacgtagcttggatggaaacatagctagcGTCTCACTCTCTATTATTAAACTGTCTGTTCAAGTTCTTTCTGATTGATAATCAAATAGGATCCAATCATAAGCTTTatgtttgaacaatttcctacaaaaaaaaatagtccaGTAAAGGGGATAGTGTAGCCACAACaacctgaaaaataaataacattcagAATCACTGTTTTATAATCTGAATGTCATGCTACTGTGTGACGACTTTAACTCTTCCAATCATGTGAATTTCCAGACACTAGCGGAGACGTAAAAGAAGATGCTAAGACAACA
This region includes:
- the LOC108254725 gene encoding uncharacterized protein LOC108254725 encodes the protein MSDKHNMMHFFTTTTTTTTTTTTTTQTSTPEEKPSADLSLVTTPPSTATEEPTAASPVFSTPLITTRHTATPESTRVTQNHHHNTTSAPNTLSTVSTSQTTPKDKSTASPVSISIVNPTSGPKSRSVFVLLLSVTSVCVFLAGLMSVCLCRFIRKQTAERRKMACGNQGVMMSMLNMNTSGSETAGTYSVISSVPLPSLPLDTSGDVKEDAKTTEDDVYHMYCTIADTQVVTQDKDTVYSLIQKY